From Ignavibacteriota bacterium, the proteins below share one genomic window:
- a CDS encoding FAD-binding protein yields the protein MKRVLLNEAQVAALVAIVGAEYVKTDAESLEVHGQDETEDLLFLPSVVVEPANTAEVSAIMRYANEHGLPVTPRGGGTGLSGGSLPVAGGIVLSMRRFNRIIEIDRQNLQATVEPGVITQKFQEEVEAAGLSYPPDPASKGSCFIGGNVAECAGGPHAVKYGITKDYVLAIEAVLPNGDIFTTGARVLKNVSGYNVTQLIIGSEGTLAVITKIYVRLVPITRIRKVVLVAFNTLEDAAAAVASIFQRGITPSALEFLERAAVQAAEERQGKKFPNSEAAAQLLIEVDGNHEEALTEEITAIAEVVEQHNAADILLAEDRAKVEEVWALRRGIGEAVKGISAYKEEDTVVPRANLPQLVKGVKEICAKYGLTSICYGHAGDGNVHVNILKNTLDEETWERVNDPAIREIFALTVSLGGTISAEHGIGYVQRSYLPIGVSQVELGLMREIKRVFDPKGILNPGKVLLD from the coding sequence ATCAAGCGTGTACTGTTGAACGAAGCGCAGGTCGCGGCCCTTGTGGCGATCGTGGGGGCGGAGTATGTGAAGACGGACGCGGAATCGCTGGAGGTCCACGGACAGGATGAAACGGAAGACCTGCTCTTCCTGCCATCCGTTGTGGTGGAACCCGCGAACACTGCCGAGGTCTCTGCCATCATGCGCTACGCCAACGAGCACGGGCTCCCGGTGACCCCGCGCGGCGGCGGCACGGGGCTGTCCGGCGGTTCGTTGCCTGTGGCAGGCGGCATCGTCCTCTCCATGCGGCGCTTCAACCGGATCATCGAGATCGACAGGCAGAACCTCCAGGCAACGGTCGAGCCCGGCGTGATCACCCAGAAATTCCAGGAAGAGGTCGAGGCGGCGGGGCTTTCGTATCCCCCGGATCCCGCATCGAAGGGTTCCTGCTTCATTGGCGGCAACGTTGCCGAGTGCGCGGGCGGCCCCCATGCGGTGAAGTATGGCATCACCAAGGATTATGTGCTCGCCATCGAAGCCGTGTTGCCGAACGGCGATATCTTCACCACCGGCGCGCGCGTCCTGAAGAACGTCTCCGGCTACAACGTCACGCAGCTCATCATCGGCAGCGAAGGGACGCTCGCGGTCATCACCAAGATCTACGTCCGCCTCGTTCCGATCACGCGCATCCGCAAAGTTGTCCTTGTCGCGTTCAACACGCTCGAGGATGCGGCGGCAGCGGTCGCCAGCATCTTCCAGCGCGGCATCACACCGTCGGCCCTCGAGTTCCTGGAACGCGCCGCGGTGCAGGCCGCCGAGGAGCGCCAGGGCAAGAAGTTCCCGAACAGCGAAGCCGCGGCGCAGTTGCTGATCGAGGTGGACGGCAACCATGAGGAAGCCCTCACCGAAGAGATCACGGCCATCGCCGAGGTGGTGGAGCAGCACAACGCTGCCGACATCCTCCTTGCCGAAGACCGTGCGAAGGTGGAAGAGGTCTGGGCCCTGCGCCGTGGCATCGGTGAGGCGGTGAAAGGCATCTCCGCATACAAGGAAGAAGATACGGTCGTACCCCGTGCCAACCTGCCGCAGCTCGTGAAGGGCGTGAAGGAGATCTGTGCGAAGTACGGCCTGACCTCGATCTGCTACGGCCATGCCGGCGACGGCAACGTGCATGTGAACATCCTGAAGAACACCCTGGATGAAGAGACCTGGGAACGGGTGAACGATCCCGCCATCCGGGAGATCTTTGCCCTGACGGTGAGTCTGGGCGGTACGATCTCGGCGGAGCACGGGATCGGCTACGTGCAGCGCAGCTATCTCCCCATCGGCGTGAGCCAGGTGGAACTGGGGTTGATGAGGGAGATCAAACGCGTCTTCGATCCGAAGGGGATCCTGAATCCGGGGAAGGTCCTCCTCGATTGA
- the deoC gene encoding deoxyribose-phosphate aldolase — MIDHTMLKAEATPAEIEQLCAEAKKYSFASVCINASYVPLCARLLAGTPVKVCTVIGFPLGATATAAKAFETEQAIRDGAQEVDMVINVGMLKGGDYAYIEKDIAAVASTARRFRVLSKVILETGLLTDDEKIKACVLAQRAGADFVKTSTGFGKGGATAGDIALMRRVVGSAMGVKASGGVRSREDALLMVTSGADRIGASASVKIVGGETGAAARGY; from the coding sequence ATGATCGACCACACGATGCTGAAAGCCGAGGCCACGCCCGCCGAGATCGAGCAGCTCTGCGCGGAAGCGAAGAAGTATTCGTTCGCCAGCGTCTGCATCAACGCATCCTACGTCCCCCTCTGCGCACGGCTCCTCGCCGGCACCCCGGTGAAGGTCTGCACGGTGATCGGCTTCCCTCTCGGCGCCACCGCCACGGCGGCAAAGGCATTCGAGACCGAGCAGGCGATCCGTGACGGCGCGCAGGAAGTGGACATGGTGATCAACGTCGGCATGCTCAAAGGGGGCGACTACGCGTATATCGAGAAGGACATCGCTGCGGTCGCTTCGACAGCGCGCCGTTTCCGCGTCCTGAGCAAGGTGATCCTCGAGACCGGGTTGCTCACCGATGACGAAAAGATCAAAGCGTGTGTACTGGCACAGCGTGCCGGGGCGGATTTCGTGAAGACCTCCACCGGATTCGGGAAGGGTGGAGCGACGGCCGGGGACATCGCGCTCATGCGCCGTGTTGTCGGATCCGCGATGGGCGTCAAGGCTTCCGGCGGCGTCCGGAGCCGTGAGGATGCACTGTTGATGGTCACAAGCGGCGCCGATCGCATCGGCGCCAGCGCGAGCGTCAAGATCGTCGGAGGGGAGACCGGCGCTGCTGCACGGGGATACTAA
- a CDS encoding SPOR domain-containing protein — translation MRPCIVVLACSLFLGGCAATDGTRNETSVPEAATPAPPPSQPPVQQQPEEFVARVDTIEAAGTSGTAVADTTLADGEVLFSIQIGAFKEPANASATQALARERYTLPVLNEFQEHAGLYRIRIGNFVSREEATAYLVRMRAAFPADYRDSFILQLQR, via the coding sequence ATGAGACCATGCATCGTGGTCCTGGCCTGTTCCCTGTTCCTCGGCGGGTGTGCCGCAACGGATGGCACCCGGAATGAAACATCGGTTCCTGAAGCCGCAACGCCCGCTCCGCCCCCCTCTCAACCCCCGGTGCAGCAACAGCCGGAGGAATTCGTGGCGCGCGTGGACACCATCGAGGCGGCGGGAACGTCGGGGACAGCGGTAGCGGACACGACCCTCGCCGACGGCGAAGTCCTCTTTTCCATTCAGATCGGCGCGTTCAAGGAACCCGCCAACGCCAGCGCAACGCAGGCGCTTGCACGCGAACGGTATACGCTTCCGGTGCTCAATGAATTCCAGGAGCACGCAGGGCTGTACAGGATACGGATCGGCAATTTTGTCTCGCGCGAAGAAGCGACGGCGTATCTCGTGCGCATGCGTGCCGCCTTCCCCGCGGACTACAGAGATTCATTCATTCTTCAACTCCAGAGGTGA
- a CDS encoding SPOR domain-containing protein — protein MRSMLLLMISALLLAGCGGTKESTTDDRAVSEAAIRAYESRFQPSDHDPLKPRTQDRVPHRPDSLATRDANEALSTTAAETVPGFRVQVYSSTEIDAARAKKAEFEAAFPDEWFYLDYQAPTYKLRVGNFLTRFEAERFARLLTDQGYREAWTVPETVLRTPGRRPVTPPPITPEPPR, from the coding sequence ATGCGGAGTATGCTGCTGTTGATGATCTCCGCCCTGCTTCTCGCAGGATGCGGGGGCACCAAAGAGAGCACGACGGACGACCGTGCGGTCTCTGAGGCAGCGATCCGGGCCTACGAGTCACGGTTCCAGCCGTCCGACCATGACCCGTTGAAGCCGCGCACCCAGGACCGCGTCCCCCACCGACCGGATTCACTGGCCACACGCGATGCCAATGAAGCGCTGTCGACCACGGCAGCAGAGACGGTGCCGGGGTTCCGTGTCCAGGTGTATTCATCGACAGAGATCGATGCAGCGCGGGCAAAGAAAGCGGAATTTGAAGCGGCGTTCCCCGATGAGTGGTTCTACCTCGACTACCAGGCGCCAACCTACAAACTGCGTGTCGGCAATTTCCTTACACGGTTCGAGGCCGAGCGGTTCGCGCGTCTGCTGACCGACCAGGGGTATCGTGAGGCCTGGACGGTGCCGGAAACGGTGTTGCGCACGCCGGGAAGGCGGCCTGTGACACCCCCACCGATCACGCCCGAACCCCCAAGATAA
- a CDS encoding Ig-like domain-containing protein → MQPKLTPTWCFFACALLLLAGCAGQVPPGGGPLDTIPPAVIHTVPDTNATRVSASSIEIEFSEYVDRRSVEESIFISPYLGKLEFDWGTTDVTVHFSDTLRRNTTYVVSIGTDVVDVRANNRMAQGFTLAFSTGDSLDQGSIRGRVFDDQPNGVVMFAYNLAGIDRDTLNPAHVKPDYIMQTGADGKFQFRNIALSTYRIIAVRDEYKNYIYDREVDAFGVGQGDVTLTAGQQEVSGLQFRLAKEDTTWPFVASITAADRYHLTVRFSEPVDTLSIYGATITLTDTFGRGSLRPGARVPDLGNTALLAVELIDPLDSATTYRMRIGGIADRAGNPLDTIHSSSDFTGTGTPDTIRAAITVRSITDSSRGIPVGTPLAVQFGRPVSLAPVLTAVRLLDSTKHVVPVTVAPRTPAEIIVTPQQPLLSSAWYSLRVVLDSVIDRSGRRFQDTTARIDFQTMDLRTTGTIDGKVLDVPSPGPAVITAHSVDMTPPRSRSVTVPKGNTFSMKELLEGKYRIDGYRDEDSNGKYSPGLPYPFTPSERFGTYQDTVKVRARWGIEGVILKIP, encoded by the coding sequence ATGCAACCAAAGTTAACGCCCACCTGGTGTTTTTTCGCCTGTGCCCTGCTGCTCCTGGCGGGATGCGCCGGCCAGGTCCCGCCCGGTGGCGGGCCGCTGGATACGATCCCCCCGGCGGTGATCCACACCGTGCCGGACACGAATGCCACCCGCGTGTCGGCTTCGAGCATCGAGATCGAGTTCAGTGAGTATGTGGACCGCCGCTCGGTGGAGGAGTCCATCTTCATCAGTCCATATCTCGGGAAACTCGAATTCGATTGGGGTACGACGGATGTGACCGTCCACTTCTCCGACACGCTCCGGCGCAACACGACGTACGTTGTCAGCATCGGCACGGACGTTGTCGATGTACGCGCCAACAACCGCATGGCGCAGGGCTTCACGCTGGCGTTCAGTACGGGCGATTCCCTCGACCAGGGCAGCATCCGGGGGCGTGTGTTCGATGATCAGCCCAACGGCGTGGTGATGTTCGCCTATAACCTCGCGGGCATCGACCGCGATACGCTCAACCCTGCACACGTGAAGCCGGACTACATCATGCAGACCGGCGCAGATGGGAAGTTCCAGTTCCGGAACATCGCGCTATCGACGTATCGCATCATCGCCGTGCGCGATGAATACAAGAACTACATCTACGATCGTGAAGTGGATGCGTTCGGCGTGGGACAGGGAGACGTCACGCTCACGGCAGGTCAGCAAGAGGTCAGCGGACTGCAATTCCGCCTCGCGAAGGAGGACACCACGTGGCCGTTCGTGGCAAGCATCACTGCGGCCGACCGCTACCACCTCACCGTCCGCTTCAGTGAACCGGTCGATACGCTCTCGATCTACGGCGCCACCATCACGCTCACCGATACGTTCGGCCGCGGTTCGCTGCGCCCGGGGGCGCGGGTGCCGGATCTCGGGAATACGGCGTTGCTCGCGGTGGAACTGATCGATCCGCTGGACAGCGCGACCACCTACCGGATGCGGATCGGTGGGATCGCGGACCGGGCGGGGAACCCGCTGGACACCATCCACAGTAGTTCGGACTTTACAGGCACCGGAACGCCGGACACCATCCGGGCGGCGATCACGGTCCGGAGCATCACCGACAGTTCGCGCGGCATCCCGGTGGGTACGCCCCTGGCGGTACAGTTCGGCAGGCCGGTGTCGCTGGCGCCTGTGCTTACGGCGGTGCGGCTGCTGGACAGCACGAAGCACGTCGTGCCCGTGACCGTTGCGCCGCGCACGCCGGCGGAGATCATCGTTACCCCGCAACAACCCCTGCTGTCGTCGGCCTGGTATTCGCTGAGGGTCGTTCTGGATTCGGTCATCGACAGGAGCGGGCGGCGCTTTCAGGATACCACGGCACGTATCGACTTCCAGACCATGGATCTCCGTACGACGGGCACCATCGATGGCAAGGTGCTCGATGTCCCATCTCCAGGCCCGGCGGTGATCACGGCACACAGCGTGGACATGACGCCGCCGCGCTCGAGGAGCGTGACCGTGCCGAAGGGGAATACGTTCAGCATGAAGGAGTTGCTGGAGGGAAAATACCGCATCGATGGGTACCGCGATGAGGACAGCAACGGGAAGTATTCACCGGGACTGCCGTATCCGTTCACACCATCAGAGCGCTTCGGAACCTACCAGGACACCGTGAAGGTGCGGGCAAGGTGGGGGATCGAGGGGGTGATCCTCAAAATACCCTGA
- the mltG gene encoding endolytic transglycosylase MltG — protein MKLLRILLVVVAVAIVGAAVAGYIVFLSPHSFGADAERTVFIRRGQPFAHIVDSLEQRGIISDRTMFKIVAKVFGGAERVQAGKYRFVSGISNMDVFLALRDGNANQLVKVSIPEGSRPRLQAKLFARAIGIDSARYVALAYDPELARDYDIEGASLEGYLLPETYMLRWGMDERDLIEMQIRAFRAFFTDSLKERARQLGWSVHQVVTFASIVEGEARLDAERPVIAGVYHNRLRKGMKLEADPTIQYLFDERPRRVLYEDLRRNSPYNTYMYAGLPPGPVNNPGKASILASLSPAGHSYIFFVATGKGGHWFASTYAEHVSNVKRYRQERARQWREQKGPA, from the coding sequence ATGAAACTCCTCCGGATACTTCTCGTCGTTGTGGCGGTGGCGATCGTGGGTGCGGCCGTCGCGGGATACATTGTGTTCCTTTCGCCCCATTCGTTCGGTGCGGATGCGGAACGTACCGTGTTCATTCGCCGCGGACAGCCGTTCGCGCATATCGTGGATTCCCTCGAGCAGCGCGGCATCATCAGCGACCGTACGATGTTCAAGATCGTCGCAAAGGTCTTCGGGGGCGCCGAACGCGTGCAGGCCGGCAAGTACCGCTTCGTGAGCGGCATTTCGAACATGGACGTGTTCCTCGCCCTGCGCGATGGCAATGCGAACCAGCTCGTGAAGGTGTCCATCCCCGAAGGGTCGCGTCCGCGGCTCCAGGCGAAGCTCTTTGCGCGCGCCATCGGTATCGATTCGGCACGCTATGTGGCGCTTGCCTACGATCCGGAACTGGCGCGCGACTACGATATCGAAGGTGCATCGCTGGAGGGGTATCTGCTGCCGGAGACGTACATGCTGCGGTGGGGGATGGATGAACGCGATCTGATCGAGATGCAGATCCGCGCGTTCCGGGCATTCTTCACCGACTCACTGAAAGAACGCGCGCGGCAACTCGGGTGGAGCGTGCATCAGGTGGTCACGTTCGCGTCGATCGTGGAAGGCGAGGCACGCCTCGATGCCGAGCGCCCCGTCATCGCCGGAGTGTATCATAACCGCCTCCGCAAGGGGATGAAGCTCGAGGCCGACCCGACGATCCAGTATCTGTTCGATGAACGTCCACGGCGTGTGCTGTACGAGGACCTGCGCCGGAACAGCCCGTACAATACCTACATGTACGCCGGACTGCCTCCCGGGCCGGTGAACAATCCCGGGAAGGCATCGATACTTGCCTCGCTCTCTCCTGCGGGTCACAGCTATATCTTCTTTGTGGCAACGGGGAAGGGAGGGCACTGGTTCGCGTCGACGTACGCGGAACATGTGAGCAATGTGAAGAGGTACCGTCAGGAACGTGCGCGGCAATGGAGGGAACAAAAAGGCCCCGCGTGA
- the tsaD gene encoding tRNA (adenosine(37)-N6)-threonylcarbamoyltransferase complex transferase subunit TsaD, with amino-acid sequence MTILGIESSCDETSAAVVKDGTVLSNVISSQLVHTKYGGVVPELASRAHQRMILEVVQEALTGAGCSREELTGIAATHGPGLVGALLVGLNFGKAMAYALGLPFVGVNHMEGHLYSNLLKPPIHDFPFIALVVSGGHTMLVHVTAPFEHTVLGQTCDDAAGEAFDKVAKMLGLGYPGGPKIDAAGKIGNPKAIRFPRTWLARDGFDFSFSGIKTAVLYHVRDNGLPQTPDGMNDLCASFQDAVVDVLVEKTINAARRSGVKDVTVSGGVSANSRLRTRLKEECDKNGFRLFHPPMAYCMDNGAMIAYVGWMKLTRGNVSPLSLPAVAALELA; translated from the coding sequence ATGACGATACTCGGTATTGAATCATCCTGCGACGAGACGTCGGCGGCGGTCGTGAAGGACGGCACCGTCCTGTCCAACGTGATCTCCTCGCAGCTTGTCCATACGAAATATGGGGGAGTGGTCCCGGAATTGGCCTCCCGCGCCCACCAGCGCATGATCCTGGAGGTGGTGCAGGAAGCTCTTACCGGGGCAGGTTGCTCCCGGGAAGAGCTCACCGGCATCGCCGCGACCCATGGCCCCGGCCTGGTCGGCGCCCTGCTGGTAGGACTGAATTTCGGCAAAGCAATGGCCTATGCCCTCGGACTCCCGTTCGTGGGCGTGAACCATATGGAAGGCCACCTCTACTCCAACCTGCTCAAGCCCCCGATCCACGACTTTCCGTTCATCGCCCTGGTCGTCTCCGGTGGCCATACGATGCTGGTCCATGTGACCGCACCGTTCGAGCATACGGTGCTCGGGCAAACCTGCGACGATGCGGCAGGGGAGGCGTTCGACAAGGTGGCCAAGATGCTCGGGCTCGGCTATCCGGGCGGACCGAAGATCGATGCCGCCGGCAAGATCGGGAACCCGAAGGCCATCCGCTTCCCGCGCACCTGGCTTGCCCGCGATGGTTTCGATTTCAGCTTCAGCGGTATCAAGACCGCGGTGCTGTATCATGTGCGCGACAACGGCCTGCCGCAGACCCCCGACGGGATGAACGACCTCTGCGCCAGCTTTCAGGATGCCGTCGTCGATGTCCTCGTGGAAAAGACGATCAATGCCGCCCGCCGGTCCGGGGTGAAGGATGTGACCGTCTCCGGTGGCGTCTCGGCAAATTCCCGTCTGCGCACCCGCCTCAAAGAGGAGTGCGACAAGAATGGCTTCCGCCTCTTCCATCCGCCGATGGCTTACTGCATGGACAACGGCGCGATGATCGCGTATGTAGGCTGGATGAAACTCACGCGCGGCAACGTCTCGCCGCTCTCTCTCCCCGCCGTTGCGGCCCTCGAGCTGGCGTGA
- a CDS encoding efflux RND transporter permease subunit, which produces MSIESLIRRPVAVSMAYCALLAGGAFALWRLPLDLAPNIDFPALAIHTAWHGASAETVEMVITAPLEEAAHTVAGVRKVTSVSSEGESRIDIECEQNARMDLVRLELNEKIAALIPTFPAGAGPPITEPFVPEAFRDMQGFISYAIVGGRSPAALRTLGKEVLGPRLRSINGIADVQVLGGEDREVLIELDPETIASFGLRTGSVASALDALEFNAPLGAVTRGARRTVLTVRAAGITTDAIAQMPVGRTASGKLVLLRDCGTVRLTAAEPESHFRINGRPAVTLVISKEPYVNTLRLADRVFARIEEIRPTLPEGVALVLESDKSESMRTELSTLYRDIILSLLCIVSVLILFLGTARAPLLVLSSIAFSLAGTFLAFWMLGIGLHLLSLAGLVLGFGRLVDDAIVVLDNIQRQSGGAPRTDHVVRAVREIALPVVASTITTVGALLPTSFLPPNLKPYFLDFSFAVGIALLMSLVVSFTLIPVAAARMRCAPAFPSLYELLGTYGSAAYAAVLRAVMRRRRLTILLVLWMFGIPLWLLPEKLDGAGVHVAAYNAVFGSSLYASVRPWVNYLLGGSTHLFFAGVRKGEAWAAGKDTYLFVRVTFPQGSSLDRSDEIARRVEATALAFGDRVEKVTTQVSAGVTSIRIAVPAALAGSEVPYQIKSNLTMLAARTGGATIGVWGFGPGFSSGGETAPSFAVRVLGYNYLKVKGIADVFRRRLEENPRIADVDIDRSWSSQWDRATELVARIDRREAARYGVAVADVIAAVRASTPGIVQTRTVSVDGERIPYAVKVAGFREYSVDDLRRMVVTTKDGQTVRMGALLTVQEQRTPGEILREDQSYVRWVTFEYRGPYRFGDAYVDDVIRSIPMPHGYRFDRSFSWFAFSGSDRHLMVMIAGMAFLIVFMVTAALYESFRRPFLVILAIPFSLIGLFLAFYLTDTPFGRGGYAAVILLIGIVTTNSIVLVDVIARASGRGNGPVDVIIAAATRRLRPVLMTTLTTIGGLLPMLLLGDRSSVWYSLAVGTIGGLVSSTALTLVVIPGMAIRNEKVKGPGRGVA; this is translated from the coding sequence TTGTCCATCGAGTCGTTGATCCGGCGGCCCGTTGCCGTCTCCATGGCGTATTGCGCCCTGCTGGCCGGCGGGGCGTTCGCCCTCTGGCGGCTGCCGCTGGATCTGGCGCCGAACATCGATTTCCCCGCACTCGCGATCCACACGGCGTGGCATGGGGCTTCTGCCGAGACCGTCGAGATGGTCATCACGGCGCCTCTGGAGGAGGCCGCACACACGGTCGCGGGCGTGCGGAAGGTGACGTCCGTCTCTTCGGAAGGGGAGTCCCGCATCGACATCGAGTGCGAGCAGAATGCCCGGATGGACCTTGTGCGCCTGGAACTCAACGAGAAGATCGCTGCTCTGATCCCCACGTTCCCCGCCGGGGCCGGTCCGCCCATCACCGAACCGTTCGTCCCCGAGGCATTCCGCGACATGCAGGGATTCATCAGCTATGCGATCGTGGGTGGTCGGTCCCCGGCCGCACTACGCACTCTGGGGAAGGAAGTCCTCGGCCCCCGCCTTCGCTCCATCAATGGCATCGCCGACGTCCAGGTGCTCGGCGGCGAAGACCGCGAAGTGCTCATCGAACTGGATCCGGAGACGATCGCCTCGTTCGGCCTCCGGACCGGAAGCGTGGCGTCCGCATTGGATGCTCTGGAATTCAATGCGCCTCTCGGTGCTGTCACCCGGGGTGCCCGGCGTACGGTGCTCACCGTTCGCGCGGCGGGGATCACCACCGATGCCATTGCACAGATGCCGGTCGGCCGCACGGCGTCCGGCAAACTTGTGCTTCTGCGGGATTGTGGAACCGTGCGCCTTACAGCAGCCGAACCGGAGAGCCATTTCCGTATCAACGGCAGACCGGCAGTCACGCTCGTCATCAGCAAAGAACCCTACGTGAATACGCTCCGGCTCGCCGACAGGGTCTTCGCGCGTATCGAAGAGATCCGGCCCACGCTCCCTGAAGGGGTCGCTCTGGTCCTGGAATCGGACAAGAGTGAGTCCATGCGAACAGAGCTCTCAACGCTCTATCGGGACATCATTCTTTCACTGCTCTGCATTGTGTCCGTTCTTATCCTCTTCCTCGGTACCGCGCGGGCGCCGCTCCTGGTGCTGTCGTCGATCGCGTTCTCGCTGGCAGGAACGTTCCTGGCGTTCTGGATGCTCGGCATCGGACTGCATCTGCTCAGTCTTGCCGGACTGGTACTCGGGTTCGGGCGGCTGGTGGATGATGCGATCGTCGTGCTGGACAATATCCAACGGCAGAGTGGAGGTGCACCCCGTACCGATCACGTCGTCCGTGCGGTGCGAGAGATCGCACTTCCTGTCGTCGCTTCGACCATCACCACCGTCGGAGCACTGCTTCCGACATCCTTTCTGCCGCCTAACCTGAAACCGTACTTCCTGGACTTCTCCTTCGCGGTCGGCATCGCGCTCCTGATGTCGCTGGTGGTCTCCTTCACACTGATCCCTGTGGCTGCCGCGCGCATGAGATGCGCGCCTGCGTTCCCGTCCCTGTACGAACTCCTCGGCACATACGGATCGGCAGCATACGCGGCCGTCCTCCGTGCCGTGATGCGGCGTCGCCGGCTCACGATCCTTCTCGTGCTCTGGATGTTCGGGATCCCTCTCTGGCTCCTGCCGGAGAAGCTCGATGGAGCGGGAGTGCATGTTGCGGCCTACAACGCCGTATTCGGAAGCTCGCTGTATGCATCGGTACGTCCGTGGGTGAACTATCTGCTCGGAGGCAGCACGCATCTGTTCTTTGCCGGCGTGAGGAAAGGCGAAGCGTGGGCGGCCGGTAAGGATACGTATCTCTTCGTGCGTGTGACGTTCCCGCAGGGGTCCAGCCTCGACCGATCCGACGAGATCGCTCGTCGGGTGGAAGCCACTGCGCTGGCGTTCGGGGACAGGGTTGAGAAGGTCACCACTCAGGTCTCCGCCGGCGTCACGTCCATCCGAATCGCGGTCCCCGCGGCCCTTGCCGGGTCGGAGGTTCCGTATCAGATCAAGAGCAACCTCACCATGCTTGCGGCCCGGACAGGCGGTGCCACCATAGGCGTCTGGGGGTTCGGACCCGGGTTCTCAAGCGGAGGAGAGACTGCACCGTCGTTTGCTGTACGGGTGCTGGGCTACAACTATCTCAAAGTGAAGGGGATCGCCGATGTCTTCCGGCGGCGACTGGAGGAGAACCCGCGCATCGCCGATGTGGACATCGACAGGTCATGGAGCAGTCAATGGGACAGGGCGACGGAACTCGTGGCGCGGATCGATCGCCGGGAGGCCGCGCGGTACGGCGTGGCCGTGGCCGACGTCATAGCTGCGGTCCGCGCTTCCACCCCAGGCATCGTGCAAACCCGTACTGTTTCCGTCGATGGCGAACGCATACCGTATGCCGTCAAGGTTGCGGGGTTCAGGGAATATAGCGTCGATGATCTCCGCCGTATGGTGGTCACTACGAAGGACGGCCAGACCGTCCGCATGGGGGCACTTCTTACCGTGCAAGAGCAGCGGACGCCCGGTGAGATCCTGCGTGAGGACCAGAGTTACGTGCGCTGGGTGACGTTCGAATATCGCGGGCCCTATCGGTTCGGTGACGCGTACGTGGACGACGTCATCCGTTCGATCCCGATGCCGCATGGGTATCGATTCGACCGGTCGTTCTCCTGGTTCGCGTTCTCGGGGAGCGACAGGCATCTCATGGTGATGATCGCCGGGATGGCCTTTCTCATTGTCTTCATGGTCACGGCCGCACTCTATGAGTCCTTCCGCAGGCCGTTCCTTGTCATCCTTGCGATCCCGTTCTCGCTCATCGGACTCTTCCTGGCATTCTATCTCACGGATACACCGTTCGGGAGAGGCGGGTACGCGGCGGTGATCCTGTTGATCGGCATCGTCACCACCAACAGTATCGTTCTCGTGGATGTCATTGCACGCGCGAGTGGGAGGGGGAATGGACCGGTGGATGTGATCATCGCTGCGGCAACGAGGCGGTTGCGGCCGGTGCTGATGACCACGCTCACGACGATCGGCGGGCTGCTGCCGATGCTGCTGCTCGGCGACCGGTCGAGTGTGTGGTATTCACTTGCTGTGGGGACGATCGGAGGGCTGGTATCGTCGACCGCGCTTACACTTGTTGTCATTCCGGGAATGGCCATAAGAAATGAAAAGGTGAAAGGCCCCGGAAGGGGAGTGGCGTGA